CATCAAAGCCATTCTTAGCCCCGATTATTCATATCCACCCCGCTGGCGGGGCGGACCACATTAAAGTACTCGGGATTCCTCGGCCGTAAGTCTCTCGGTCACCCGTACGGGTGTCCTGCGAGGCTAACGGAAATTATTCACGCTAAACTCGTAAATAATCCGGGTTAATACCTTAAAATTGGCGGTTTTATAGTATCTGCGCTGGTCGGACTCCAGCAGTGAACCCAGCTTGACGGCGTAATCGTTCGGTTTTAGCGCGCTTATGACTTCTAATATCTGCCCGGCGGTTTCCCGGCTGGTTTGCGGCTTGACCCCTTTTTTCAGCAGGAACTCGATGTCAAAGGCATCACGGATTTCCTTGCGGTCGAGAAACGCCTCTATTTTAGCCTGCATCATGTCGTCAAGCGATACGGCCCGGACCGGCACCTGGATGTCGGCATAACGGCTGTAGGCTATGGCCGATTCGGTCTTGATGTCTTTTTTCTCTTTGCGCACTTCTATTTTCAAACTGCGCGGAAAGTCCTTTGATTTGAGCTCCAGCAGAATGGTGTAGAATTTGTTCCGGCTGTCTTTCAGGGTGTACGCTCCGGACAAGCATTCTTTCAGGTTTTTGTATAACCCGGCCCGGTCAAGGTCATTGGTAATCCAGAAATCAAGGTCTACGGAAAATCGGTTTAACCCGAAACACAGCCTGAGCATGGTCCCGCCGCCAAAGGTCAGGTTGCCCAACAACCGGGCGCTGTTGAGTTTGTCCAGAACCTCCATCTCAAACCGTTCCTGCTTGATCAAGTCTTGCATATTTTATCCCTTGCGCACCATCAATAACTTATTAATCGCCGATTGCGTCCGGAGCGGGAATCTCCCGGCAATCCGCCTTAGTTCTTTCCTGTCCAGCCGGCCTAACGACAGCGAATTTAAATCCGGACGATATTTGCCGATGGAATAGAGATAGAGCGTATCTGCCAGAGCCTTTTCCGGCGTAGCGATAAAAATGCCGTCTTTTTTGACAAACCCGAAGTAAAGCCGTTTTTTCAGTTTGTAGTAGTTAAAGGCAACGCCTTTGATGTCATATTTGATGGAACGCTTAAGCGCGGCGCTTTCCGTAAAATTGCGCTGGACCTGGGTGGTCATGTCATAAATCCCCAGGGCGGTCATAAATGAAATATAAGACGGCACCTGGAGAAAATTGGCGGCCTTTAAAAGCTCTTCAGACGATACATCAGCCCATTTCTGGGAAAAAGCGTAGACATTATTTTTTAGCCGGGTGAATATGCCGTTTTTTACGTACCGGCTGCAGAGAACCCTGATTGATGCCGGCTTTATGCCCAGGACTCTTTGGAGTTCGACCGGGGTAAAATACATTTTTGACTGCAATGACGACAATTTGGGATAATTCATATTAACCCGCTTCTTCCGCATCTCATACTATGTATGAAAAAACAGCCATTCGTAATCCCGGACCCAGGTGCCGGCATAGCGGCCATAACCATATTTATGGCAATTATGGTAAACATACTTAATTAACGTTTTTGTTAACTATATATTCTTAGTAAAATATGTCAATAAAAACTGAATTATGCGGAGAACCTTAATTTTACCACGAATTGTCACGAATGTTGCTTAAATGAAGGATGCTTCTTGTCCTTCTCCGATACCAGAGGGTTCTGAACCGGCCAGGCGATGGCGATATCCGGGTCGTTCCAAATAATTCCCCGGTCGTTGGCGGGCGAGTATTCTTCCGTACACTTATATATCACGTCTGCCTGGTCGCTCAGCACCACGAACCCGTGCGCAAACCCGGCCGGCACATAGAGCATCATCTTGTTCAGCTCGGACAATTCGGCGCTGACCCATTTGCCGTAGGTCGCGGACTTCCTGCGGATATCCACGGCCACGTCCCAGATCGCCCCCTTGACGCACCTGACCAGCTTGCCCTGCGCCTTGGGCGATTTCTGGTAATGCAAACCCCTTAATACGTTCCTGATTGAGTAAGAATGATTGTCCTGCAGGAAGTGCTCGGGTATGCCCATCGCGGTAAACTCGCTGTGCTTGTAGGTCTCGATGAAGAACCCGCGGGAGTCGGCAAAGACCTTGGGCTCGATGAGCACGACCTCGGGGATGGATAGTTTGGTAAAATTAAAACTCATAGTTACCTTTCACCACAAAGGACACTAAGGACACAAAGAATACTTTTACATTTTCCCCATTCGCTAAGTTTACCCTGAGTATTATCGAAGGGCTCAGTGAGACTACGCTCTCTATGATATATAGTCTATCGTCTTTTGTCTTTTTCCGAAATCACATCTTCATCAGCCGGTCGACCATTTTCCTGAACGGTTTAGCCCGGTGGTTGATAAATTCGTTATATTGGGTAACAAATTCCAGGTAGCTATCAACCCCGGTTTTACGGTTTTTGAAGGGATTATGCCGGTTTTTTGCTACCGCCCGCATGTCACGGGAAATAGCCGTTTGCTCAATCGTTTTAAGGGAAATCATAGCCCGTAACTCCGGTATAGTTTATTATATACATTGGCCATTTCAAACATGCTAAAATACTTCTTTAACAACTTCCAGTCAAGCTTATTTCTATGGAGCGACATCAGCGCTTCGATATCGGGCAGGTCCTGCTTTTGGCGGACGGGGTCGTTATTGATGGCCTGAAGTTTCAGGCCGATGATGTCTTCGGGCTTCAATACCCTGATTTTAAGCGCTCCGTTGAATATCTCTTTCTTACCGGCCCGTTTGAGCATCCCCAGGCTGACCGGGCGAAAGGCATACAAAAAGTCCACCTCGCCAAAAACATTCAAGTCTGAAACATATTGCCCCACGTTCTCGGTCTGGAAACGGCATTGATAGCCGAGTTTCTTCATAATGACGTCAATTTGGTCGATATCGTCCCGGTCGGCCAGGAAATCTATATCCACGGTAGACCTCCCGGCGCCCCACAGCCCCATGGCAAAACCGCCTATCAGCGCGTATTTGACACCTGACCGATCAAAGGCGACCAGCAGTTTCTGAAGCACTAATTTGAAGTCCATATATTTAGCCCTATTTTTAACCACGAAAGCCCGAAAAACTAAAAATTACTTTTATTCAACAGGGACTGAACGAGACCTTACTTTTTACAAGTCTCTTTATAGTCTATTTAAGTCCATGTTAACACTATTCAGTGGCTTCAGTGCTCTCAGCGGTTATATTCCTTTGTTAAGAAATTTCTCCAGATATTGGCCGTAGGAGCTCTTTTTCAACGGTTCTATCAGTTTCTTAAACTGTTCTTTATCTATATAGCCCAATTCATAAGCCAGTTCTTCGACGCAGGCAATCTTCTGTCCCTGCCTCTTTTCGATAATAGCAATGAACTCGCTGGCCTCCAAGAGGTTCTCGCAGGAGCCGGTGTCCAGCCAGGCCGTTCCGCGGCCCAATAATTCCACCCTCAAAGCATTCTTCTTGAGGTATTCGCGGTTGACGTCGGTTATTTCCAGCTCGCCCCGGGCCGAGGGCTTGATGGACTTGGCTACCTTGACCACATTGTTATCGTAATAATACAGGCCGGTGACGGCGTAGTTTGATTTAGGATGCGCGGGCTTTTCCTCTATTGACAGCGCCTTGCCGGACTTGTCAAAATCGACCACGCCGTAGGCGACCGGGTTCTGGACGTAATAGCCGAATACCGTGGCGCCACGCTGAGCTTTGACATCGGCCACCACCCGCTTCATCAGGTTGGTCAGCCCGTGCCCGTAAAAGATGTTGTCGCCCAGCACCAGGCAGACGTCGTCCTTGCCGATGAACTCTTCACCGATGAGAAACGATTCGGCCAGACCCTTGGGCTGGAGCTGTTCTTTGTAGCTGAGCTTCAGGCCCAGGTGCGCGCCGTCGCCGAAGATAGCCTTGAACCGGGGCAGGTCCTGGGGTGTGGAGATTATCAGGATTTCCCGGATGC
This Candidatus Brocadiia bacterium DNA region includes the following protein-coding sequences:
- a CDS encoding nucleotidyl transferase AbiEii/AbiGii toxin family protein, which encodes MQDLIKQERFEMEVLDKLNSARLLGNLTFGGGTMLRLCFGLNRFSVDLDFWITNDLDRAGLYKNLKECLSGAYTLKDSRNKFYTILLELKSKDFPRSLKIEVRKEKKDIKTESAIAYSRYADIQVPVRAVSLDDMMQAKIEAFLDRKEIRDAFDIEFLLKKGVKPQTSRETAGQILEVISALKPNDYAVKLGSLLESDQRRYYKTANFKVLTRIIYEFSVNNFR
- the rfbC gene encoding dTDP-4-dehydrorhamnose 3,5-epimerase, which gives rise to MSFNFTKLSIPEVVLIEPKVFADSRGFFIETYKHSEFTAMGIPEHFLQDNHSYSIRNVLRGLHYQKSPKAQGKLVRCVKGAIWDVAVDIRRKSATYGKWVSAELSELNKMMLYVPAGFAHGFVVLSDQADVIYKCTEEYSPANDRGIIWNDPDIAIAWPVQNPLVSEKDKKHPSFKQHS
- a CDS encoding nucleotidyl transferase AbiEii/AbiGii toxin family protein, translating into MDFKLVLQKLLVAFDRSGVKYALIGGFAMGLWGAGRSTVDIDFLADRDDIDQIDVIMKKLGYQCRFQTENVGQYVSDLNVFGEVDFLYAFRPVSLGMLKRAGKKEIFNGALKIRVLKPEDIIGLKLQAINNDPVRQKQDLPDIEALMSLHRNKLDWKLLKKYFSMFEMANVYNKLYRSYGL
- the rfbA gene encoding glucose-1-phosphate thymidylyltransferase RfbA, producing MKGIILAGGSGTRLYPITQAVCKQLLPVYDKPMIYYPLSILMISGIREILIISTPQDLPRFKAIFGDGAHLGLKLSYKEQLQPKGLAESFLIGEEFIGKDDVCLVLGDNIFYGHGLTNLMKRVVADVKAQRGATVFGYYVQNPVAYGVVDFDKSGKALSIEEKPAHPKSNYAVTGLYYYDNNVVKVAKSIKPSARGELEITDVNREYLKKNALRVELLGRGTAWLDTGSCENLLEASEFIAIIEKRQGQKIACVEELAYELGYIDKEQFKKLIEPLKKSSYGQYLEKFLNKGI